A genome region from Physeter macrocephalus isolate SW-GA chromosome 4, ASM283717v5, whole genome shotgun sequence includes the following:
- the MCL1 gene encoding induced myeloid leukemia cell differentiation protein Mcl-1, whose protein sequence is MFGLKRNAVIGLNLYCGGAGLGPGSDSGASPPGRRLLAAGKEATAGREVGGGEAGEVIGGSAGPSPPATLAPDARRVARPSPIGAEGPDVTATPTRLLFFAPTRRASPPEEMESSASDAIMSPEEELDGCEPEPLGKRPAVLPLLELVGEASNSPGKDGSLPSTPPPAEEEEDELYRQSLEIISRYLQEQATGTKDAKPLGGSGAASRKALETLRRVGDGVQRNHETAFQGMLRKLDIKNEDDVKSLSRVMVHVFSDGVTNWGRIVTLISFGAFVAKHLKSINQESCIEPLAESITDVLVRTKRDWLVKQRGWDGFVDFFHVEDLEGGIRNVLLAFAGVAGVGAGLAYLIR, encoded by the exons ATGTTCGGCCTCAAGAGAAACGCAGTAATCGGACTCAACCTCTACTGTGGGGGGGCCGGATTGGGACCGGGTAGCGACAGCGGCGCCTCCCCTCCGGGGAGGCGGCTTTTGGCTGCGGGAAAGGAGGCCACGGCCGGGCGAGAggtagggggaggggaagccGGCGAGGTGATTGGCGGAAGCGCCGGCCCGAGCCCCCCGGCCACTCTCGCGCCCGACGCCCGGAGGGTCGCGCGGCCCTCGCCCATTGGCGCCGAGGGCCCCGACGTCACCGCGACCCCCACCAGGCTGCTGTTCTTCGCGCCCACCCGCCGCGCCTCGCCGCCCGAAGAGATGGAATCCTCGGCCTCCGACGCCATCATGTCTCCCGAAGAGGAGCTGGACGGGTGCGAGCCGGAACCTCTAGGGAAGCGGCCGGCCGTCCTGCCTTTGCTGGAGTTGGTCGGCGAGGCCAGTAACAGCCCCGGCAAGGACGGCTCACTCCCCTCGACGCCGCCCccagcagaggaagaggaggatgagttGTACCGGCAGTCCCTGGAGATTATCTCTCGATACCTCCAGGAGCAGGCAACCGGCACCAAGGACGCGAAGCCACTGGGCGGGTCTGGGGCCGCCAGCCGGAAGGCGTTAGAGACCCTGCGACGGGTCGGGGACGGTGTGCAACGGAACCACGAAACGGCCTTCCAAG GCATGCTTCGGAAACTGGACATCAAAAACGAAGACGATGTCAAATCTTTGTCTCGAGTGATGGTCCATGTTTTCAGTGACGGAGTAACAAACTGGGGCAGGATTGTGACTCTCATTTCTTTTGGTGCCTTTGTGGCCAAACACTTGAAGAGTATAAACCAAGAAAGCTGCATCGAACCATTAGCAGAAAGCATCACAGATGTTCTCGTAAGGACAAAACGAGACTGGCTAGTCAAACAAAGAGGCTGG gaTGGGTTTGTGGACTTCTTCCATGTAGAGGACCTAGAAGGCGGCATCAGAAATGTGCTGCTGGCTTTTGCAGGTGTTGCCGGAGTAGGAGCTGGTTTGGCGTATCTAATAAGATAG